From a region of the Candidatus Sulfotelmatobacter sp. genome:
- the pdxS gene encoding pyridoxal 5'-phosphate synthase lyase subunit PdxS gives MANQQEQFRLKVGLAEMLKGGVIMDVMTPDQARIAEEAGAAAVMALERIPARIRREGGVARMSDPKMIKEIESAVSIPVMAKCRIGHIAEAQILEALGIDFIDESEVLTPADEEHHIWKHEFKVPFVCGCRDLGEALRRIGEGAAMIRTKGEAGTGNVVEAVRHMRAVQKGIKRLTLLREDELMAESKTLGAPFEVVQQVARTGKLPVPNFAAGGVATPADAALMVQLGAEAVFVGSGIFEVSQDKKPDQARADQLRMAEAVVQAVTHYNRPELLAKLSEGLPEPMRGVSLEGLPEEQQLARRGW, from the coding sequence ATGGCGAATCAGCAGGAGCAATTCCGGCTCAAGGTCGGACTCGCCGAGATGCTCAAGGGCGGCGTCATCATGGACGTGATGACACCCGATCAGGCGCGGATCGCCGAGGAAGCCGGCGCGGCCGCGGTGATGGCGCTCGAGCGCATCCCGGCGCGGATCCGCCGCGAGGGCGGGGTGGCACGGATGTCCGACCCCAAGATGATCAAGGAGATCGAATCGGCGGTCTCGATACCGGTCATGGCCAAGTGCCGTATCGGCCACATCGCCGAGGCGCAGATCCTCGAAGCGCTCGGCATCGACTTCATCGACGAGAGTGAAGTGCTGACCCCCGCCGACGAGGAGCACCACATCTGGAAGCACGAGTTCAAGGTGCCGTTCGTGTGCGGATGCCGCGACCTGGGGGAAGCCCTGCGCCGGATCGGCGAGGGCGCCGCGATGATCCGCACCAAGGGCGAGGCCGGCACCGGCAACGTGGTCGAAGCGGTGCGCCACATGCGCGCCGTGCAAAAGGGGATCAAGCGGCTCACCCTGCTCCGGGAAGACGAGCTGATGGCCGAATCGAAGACCCTCGGCGCGCCATTCGAAGTCGTGCAGCAGGTGGCGCGCACCGGCAAACTGCCCGTGCCGAACTTCGCCGCCGGCGGCGTGGCGACGCCGGCCGACGCGGCGCTGATGGTGCAGCTCGGTGCCGAGGCGGTGTTCGTGGGCTCGGGCATCTTCGAAGTCTCGCAGGACAAGAAGCCCGACCAGGCGCGCGCCGATCAGCTGCGCATGGCGGAGGCGGTGGTGCAGGCCGTGACCCACTACAATCGGCCCGAGCTGCTCGCCAAGCTCTCGGAAGGGCTACCGGAGCCGATGCGCGGCGTCTCGCTCGAGGGGCTCCCCGAAGAGCAGCAGCTGGCCCGCCGCGGATGGTGA
- a CDS encoding cysteine desulfurase family protein, whose protein sequence is MSAREVYADYAATTRTAPEVLDAMRPWFEAGFGNPSSVHRRGEAAREAIEAARRQVAGLIGASPEEIVFTASGSEANNLALQGVLGSARGERRRLVTSAIEHPSVLETARALESRGTPVTIVPVDERGRVRLDRLAASLGPDVALVSVMWANNEVGTLQPVEEIAELARGAGARFHTDAVQAAGKLTINVETLGVDLLSLAGHKFEGPPGAAALYVRRRTRLIPLIHGGHQERSRRAGTENLPAIVGLGVAAERAARQMASGEPERVRALADQLLDGLLQRIPGAVLNGPRESRAPGIVNLRFPGVDGEALLHALDEQGVTVSTGSACSAASPGPSHVLIAMGLTPEQAHASVRFSLGPGSIESDVQHILAVTPPAIERLRALADSPARRSA, encoded by the coding sequence GTGAGCGCGCGCGAGGTGTACGCCGACTACGCGGCGACCACGCGCACCGCGCCCGAGGTGCTCGACGCCATGCGGCCCTGGTTCGAGGCGGGCTTCGGCAACCCTTCGTCGGTCCATCGGCGCGGCGAGGCGGCGCGCGAGGCGATCGAGGCGGCTCGCCGTCAGGTGGCGGGGCTGATCGGCGCCAGCCCTGAGGAAATCGTGTTCACGGCGAGCGGCTCGGAGGCCAACAATCTCGCGCTGCAGGGCGTGCTCGGCTCGGCGCGCGGCGAGCGGCGGCGCCTGGTGACCTCGGCGATCGAGCATCCCTCGGTGCTCGAAACCGCGCGCGCGCTCGAATCGCGCGGCACGCCGGTGACGATCGTTCCGGTGGACGAGCGCGGCCGCGTGCGTCTCGATCGGCTCGCGGCCTCGCTCGGCCCCGACGTGGCGCTGGTCTCGGTGATGTGGGCGAACAACGAGGTGGGTACGCTGCAGCCGGTGGAGGAGATCGCCGAGCTGGCCCGTGGCGCCGGCGCGCGCTTCCACACCGACGCCGTACAGGCGGCGGGCAAGCTGACGATCAATGTCGAGACGCTGGGCGTGGACCTGCTCTCGCTCGCGGGGCACAAGTTCGAGGGTCCGCCGGGCGCGGCGGCCCTCTACGTGCGCCGTCGCACGCGACTCATCCCGCTGATCCACGGCGGGCACCAGGAACGCTCGCGTCGGGCCGGCACCGAGAACCTTCCCGCGATCGTCGGGCTGGGGGTCGCCGCCGAGCGCGCGGCGCGCCAGATGGCGAGCGGCGAGCCCGAGCGCGTGCGCGCGCTGGCCGATCAGCTGCTCGACGGGCTGCTCCAGCGGATTCCCGGGGCGGTCCTCAACGGCCCGCGCGAGAGCCGCGCGCCGGGGATCGTCAATCTGCGCTTCCCGGGAGTGGACGGCGAGGCGCTGCTTCACGCGCTCGACGAGCAGGGCGTCACGGTCTCGACCGGCTCCGCGTGCAGCGCCGCCTCGCCGGGACCGTCCCACGTCCTGATCGCGATGGGGCTCACTCCCGAGCAGGCCCACGCCAGCGTGAGATTCTCGCTGGGCCCGGGCAGCATCGAATCCGATGTTCAGCACATCCTGGCGGTGACCCCGCCGGCCATCGAGCGGCTGCGGGCGCTGGCGGATTCGCCGGCGCGGCGCAGCGCATAG